From the Pedobacter cryoconitis genome, one window contains:
- a CDS encoding response regulator transcription factor produces MNKKILVLEKNRDILELINIVLTDEGYIVDLLSSEKEIFEHIRNFQPDMILLDVVSPTEEGTALCKTIKAAEESSHIPVIVLSTHPKLAVVKEICADEVVPKPFDISFLLSTIEHYLISA; encoded by the coding sequence ATGAATAAAAAGATATTAGTACTGGAGAAGAACAGAGATATTCTTGAACTGATTAATATTGTGCTCACTGACGAAGGCTATATTGTTGACCTGCTGTCTTCAGAAAAAGAGATATTTGAGCATATCAGGAATTTCCAGCCCGATATGATTCTGCTGGATGTGGTCAGCCCGACTGAAGAGGGCACGGCTTTATGCAAAACTATCAAGGCCGCTGAAGAGTCCAGCCATATCCCGGTGATCGTTTTATCGACTCACCCTAAATTAGCAGTAGTGAAAGAGATATGTGCAGATGAAGTTGTACCTAAACCTTTCGATATCTCTTTCTTACTCTCTACTATTGAGCACTATTTGATCAGTGCTTAA
- a CDS encoding histone H1, with translation MEKFSKLKELLASVEVDAEKFYAAGNSAAGTRVRKAMQDLKVLAQDIRTEVTEKKNTAK, from the coding sequence ATGGAAAAATTTTCAAAACTAAAAGAATTGCTTGCTTCTGTTGAAGTTGATGCGGAGAAATTTTATGCTGCGGGTAACAGTGCCGCAGGTACAAGAGTACGTAAAGCAATGCAGGATTTAAAAGTTCTTGCTCAGGATATCCGTACTGAAGTAACTGAGAAAAAAAACACAGCTAAATAA